A single window of Salvia splendens isolate huo1 chromosome 6, SspV2, whole genome shotgun sequence DNA harbors:
- the LOC121809406 gene encoding RNA-binding protein 38-like isoform X1 yields MAYQQQQPMPGPSSGQGGYQYMNSPFGDTTFTKVFVGGLAWETQSETMRRYFEQFGEILEAVVITDKNTARSKGYGFVTFRDPESARRACADPAPIIDGRRANCNLASLGRPRPAIPFGRLRSPAPYLGGQPAARGAYVGSFGYQQPVTYGFQQGLMYSPYGGGHSPRVNWNATQTGLVRYAAYSPEYPYPQGVYNPYGNQQYLHIYGMPGAVGTTMYPYNQMSQAVPGSHNYTALPGYAMPGHQIVQFGGPNVNAMTTTSVPTIPSPFPAGVGTPIQQQPQYLLPAHSPQYMPGSGSDQNAG; encoded by the exons ATGGCttatcagcagcagcagcctaTGCCTGGGCCGAGCTCGGGGCAGGGAGGATACCAGTATATGAATTCTCCATTTGGGGATACCACCTTCACTAAGGTTTTCGTAGGAGGGTTGGCTTGGGAAACTCAGAGTGAGACAATGAGGCGTTATTTCGAGCAATTTGGAGAGATTCTTGAGGCCGTGGTCATCACCGATAAGAATACTGCCCGATCCAAAGGATACGGTTTT GTGACTTTCCGGGATCCAGAATCCGCTAGGAGAGCATGTGCAGATCCTGCACCAATTATTGATGGGAGGCGAGCTAATTGCAATTTGGCTTCACTGGGGAGACCTAGGCCAGCTATTCCGTTTG GACGCCTTAGATCTCCTGCACCTTACCTTGGAGGACAACCTGCTGCTAGAGGTGCTTATGTTGGAAGTTTTGGCTACCAGCAACCTGTTACATATGGATTTCAGCAAGGCTTGATGTACTCTCCTTATGG GGGTGGGCATTCGCCTCGGGTAAATTGGAATGCAACCCAAACCGGTCTGGTCAG GTATGCCGCTTACAGTCCTGAATATCCTTATCCTCAG GGAGTTTACAACCCATATGGAAACCAGCAATACCTTCACATATACGGCATGCCTGGAGCAGTGGGCACAACTATGTATCCATACAATCAGATGAGTCAGGCTGTTCCCGGAAGTCATAATTACACTGCATTGCCAGGATATGCAATGCCTGGCCATCAGATAGTACAGTTTGGTGGACCCAATGTCAATGCTATGACAACGACTTCCGTTCCAACTATTCCATCCCCATTTCCTGCTG GTGTTGGAACACCTATTCAACAACAGCCACAATACTTACTACCTGCACATTCACCTCAATACATGCCAGGTAGCGGTTCTGACCAAAATGCTGGGTGA
- the LOC121809406 gene encoding RNA-binding protein 38-like isoform X2, with translation MAYQQQQPMPGPSSGQGGYQYMNSPFGDTTFTKVFVGGLAWETQSETMRRYFEQFGEILEAVVITDKNTARSKGYGFVTFRDPESARRACADPAPIIDGRRANCNLASLGRPRPAIPFGRLRSPAPYLGGQPAARGAYVGSFGYQQPVTYGFQQGLMYSPYGYAAYSPEYPYPQGVYNPYGNQQYLHIYGMPGAVGTTMYPYNQMSQAVPGSHNYTALPGYAMPGHQIVQFGGPNVNAMTTTSVPTIPSPFPAGVGTPIQQQPQYLLPAHSPQYMPGSGSDQNAG, from the exons ATGGCttatcagcagcagcagcctaTGCCTGGGCCGAGCTCGGGGCAGGGAGGATACCAGTATATGAATTCTCCATTTGGGGATACCACCTTCACTAAGGTTTTCGTAGGAGGGTTGGCTTGGGAAACTCAGAGTGAGACAATGAGGCGTTATTTCGAGCAATTTGGAGAGATTCTTGAGGCCGTGGTCATCACCGATAAGAATACTGCCCGATCCAAAGGATACGGTTTT GTGACTTTCCGGGATCCAGAATCCGCTAGGAGAGCATGTGCAGATCCTGCACCAATTATTGATGGGAGGCGAGCTAATTGCAATTTGGCTTCACTGGGGAGACCTAGGCCAGCTATTCCGTTTG GACGCCTTAGATCTCCTGCACCTTACCTTGGAGGACAACCTGCTGCTAGAGGTGCTTATGTTGGAAGTTTTGGCTACCAGCAACCTGTTACATATGGATTTCAGCAAGGCTTGATGTACTCTCCTTATGG GTATGCCGCTTACAGTCCTGAATATCCTTATCCTCAG GGAGTTTACAACCCATATGGAAACCAGCAATACCTTCACATATACGGCATGCCTGGAGCAGTGGGCACAACTATGTATCCATACAATCAGATGAGTCAGGCTGTTCCCGGAAGTCATAATTACACTGCATTGCCAGGATATGCAATGCCTGGCCATCAGATAGTACAGTTTGGTGGACCCAATGTCAATGCTATGACAACGACTTCCGTTCCAACTATTCCATCCCCATTTCCTGCTG GTGTTGGAACACCTATTCAACAACAGCCACAATACTTACTACCTGCACATTCACCTCAATACATGCCAGGTAGCGGTTCTGACCAAAATGCTGGGTGA